The genomic region CGGCATCGGTCTACCCGCAGCCCGCCGGAGCGGCCTTCGAGATCGCCTCCGAACTGGGCTACGACGGCGTGGAGCTGATGGTCTGGGCCGACCCGGTCTCCCAGGACATCCGCGCCGTCGACCGCCTGTCCACCCGCTCGGGCCTCCCGGTCCTCGCCGTCCACGCCCCCTGCCTGCTCATCTCGCAGCGGGTCTGGTCGCCCGATCCGTCCGAACGCCTGCGCAAGGCCGTCCAGGCCGCCCAGGACCTGGGCGCCCCCACCGTCGTGCTGCACCCGCCGTTCCGCTGGCAGCGCAAGTACGCGGACGGCTTCGCCTCCCTGGTCTCGTCGCTGGAGGACGAGAGCGGCATCGCGATCGCCGTGGAGAACATGTTCCCGGTGAAGCGCCCCCTGGGCCGCGGCCGCTCGGTGCAGATGACGGCGTTCAAGCCCTCGATCGACCCGACCGACGTCGGCCACGCCAACTACACCCTGGACCTGTCGCACTCGGCCGCCGCGCACATGGACGCCCTGGAGCTGGCCAAGCGGATGGGCGACGGGTTGCGGCACGTCCACCTGGCCGACGGGTCGGGGGCGCCGAAGGACGAGCACATGGTGCCCGGCCGCGGGACCCAGCCGTGCGCGGAGCTGTGCGAGATGCTCGCGCGGGGCGGGTTCGACGGGCAGGTCGTGCTGGAGGTCAACACGCGGCGGGCGGCGTCTCCGGCGGCCCGGCGGGAGATGCTGGCGGAGTCGTTGCTGTTCGCGCGGCTGCACCTGGACTGGCCCACCGAAGGCACCTCGTCCGACCCGCGCTCAGCCTTGTCCTGAGCCGCACGCGGGGAGCTTTCGTGCTCTCCTACCGTACGAAAGCTCCCCGCGTGCGATGAGCGGTGGGCGGGAGGGGGTTAGGGTTCGGGGTGTGGACCCACTGCGAGCGTTGATCATGGCCGCGTCTCGCAACGAGACGGTCCGGCACCTGGTCGCCAGCGCCCCCATCAGCCGCGACGTCGTGAAGCGGTTCGTGGCCGGCGAGTCGACGGCGGACGCGGTGGAGGTCGTGCGGAACCTCGGCCTCCCGGTCACGCTCGACTACCTCGGCGAGGACACCACCGACAAGGCGCAGGCCGAGAAGACGGTTCAGGCCTACCTGGAGCTGCTCGACGCCCTGCACGGCGCGGGGCTGGCGAAGAACGCCGAGGTCAGCGTCAAGCTGTCGGCGGTCGGGCAGGCGTTGGACGAGTCGCTGGCGCTGACCAACGCGTCGCGGATCTGTGCGGCGGCGGAGCAGTGCGGGACGACCGTCACGCTCGACATGGAGGACCACAC from Lentzea guizhouensis harbors:
- a CDS encoding sugar phosphate isomerase/epimerase family protein, producing MTARIPVGLSTASVYPQPAGAAFEIASELGYDGVELMVWADPVSQDIRAVDRLSTRSGLPVLAVHAPCLLISQRVWSPDPSERLRKAVQAAQDLGAPTVVLHPPFRWQRKYADGFASLVSSLEDESGIAIAVENMFPVKRPLGRGRSVQMTAFKPSIDPTDVGHANYTLDLSHSAAAHMDALELAKRMGDGLRHVHLADGSGAPKDEHMVPGRGTQPCAELCEMLARGGFDGQVVLEVNTRRAASPAARREMLAESLLFARLHLDWPTEGTSSDPRSALS